The Thermoclostridium stercorarium subsp. stercorarium DSM 8532 genome contains a region encoding:
- a CDS encoding cysteine desulfurase family protein yields the protein MSDIIYFDNSATTSVYPEVLSAMNEVYLNCYGNPSSLHKLGNEADKLLQKSRETVAKTLNVDEGCIYFTSGGTESNNWAIKGVARANRKKGNRIITTRIEHPSVLECFKYLENEGFSPVYLNVDSNGLVNMDEVRNKVDDKTILFSFILVNNETGVIQNAEEIIREVRLKNPKTIIHIDAVQAYGKIPINLSRLDADLMSVSSHKIHGPKGCGALYIKKNTHIIPILHGGGQENKYRSGTENLPAIYGFAKAAEIIHEKMTDNRNRIREIRNAILHGLREEFEENFYVNSPENGYEGILNIAFPRVKAQVLMHHLETKNIIVSVGSACSSRKNIQSHVLTAMNLPKERVEGAIRLSFSGMNTVDEALCFVHAVKEIIPVIRY from the coding sequence TTGTCGGATATTATATACTTTGACAACAGCGCAACAACTTCGGTATATCCTGAAGTATTATCGGCAATGAATGAAGTATATCTGAACTGTTACGGTAATCCTTCGTCCCTGCATAAACTTGGGAATGAAGCAGACAAATTGCTGCAGAAATCCAGGGAAACAGTTGCCAAGACCCTGAATGTGGATGAAGGCTGTATTTATTTTACCTCCGGTGGAACTGAATCAAATAACTGGGCTATAAAAGGGGTAGCAAGAGCAAACAGGAAAAAAGGGAACAGGATAATAACCACAAGAATTGAGCATCCGTCGGTGCTGGAGTGCTTCAAGTATCTTGAGAACGAAGGTTTTTCGCCTGTTTATCTGAATGTGGACTCCAACGGGCTTGTCAACATGGATGAAGTTAGAAACAAAGTTGACGATAAAACCATACTTTTCAGTTTCATACTTGTAAACAATGAGACAGGTGTCATCCAAAACGCAGAAGAAATCATAAGGGAAGTTCGTTTGAAAAATCCGAAAACTATCATTCATATAGATGCAGTGCAGGCATACGGAAAAATCCCTATTAATCTCTCAAGACTGGATGCAGATTTAATGTCTGTAAGCTCACATAAAATACACGGTCCGAAGGGCTGCGGGGCGTTATATATAAAAAAGAATACCCATATAATACCAATTTTGCATGGCGGAGGACAGGAAAACAAATACCGTTCGGGTACTGAAAACCTGCCTGCAATATACGGATTTGCAAAAGCGGCCGAAATTATTCATGAAAAAATGACAGATAACCGAAATAGAATAAGAGAGATAAGAAATGCAATACTTCATGGGCTTCGCGAAGAGTTTGAGGAGAATTTTTATGTAAACTCTCCCGAAAATGGGTATGAGGGCATACTCAATATTGCATTTCCAAGGGTAAAGGCGCAGGTATTAATGCACCATCTGGAAACAAAAAATATTATTGTTTCTGTGGGCTCTGCATGCTCTTCTCGAAAGAACATACAAAGTCATGTTCTTACTGCTATGAATTTGCCGAAAGAACGCGTTGAGGGTGCCATAAGGCTCAGTTTTTCGGGCATGAATACCGTTGATGAAGCTTTGTGTTTTGTACATGCGGTTAAGGAAATTATACCTGTAATAAGGTATTAA
- a CDS encoding metallophosphoesterase family protein — protein MTKLLVISDTHGDILLADKVLKKNSDVDIVIHLGDYYRDADKLKQLHPNFHFEYVYGNCDFMTGNVLAEKILEIERQRVLLTHGHRYSVKWGIEKLVEKANNENINLILFGHTHIQHVTYGPGYILLNPGSISEPRGNDKKSYAVVTIDNEKIDVEMKNAV, from the coding sequence ATGACAAAGTTACTTGTTATAAGCGACACCCATGGCGATATACTGCTTGCCGACAAAGTGCTGAAAAAGAACAGCGACGTTGATATCGTCATTCACCTTGGAGATTATTACCGGGATGCAGATAAATTAAAGCAGTTACATCCTAATTTTCATTTCGAATATGTTTACGGTAACTGCGATTTTATGACTGGTAATGTTTTGGCGGAAAAAATACTTGAAATAGAAAGGCAGCGTGTTTTACTTACCCATGGGCACAGATATTCGGTAAAATGGGGTATTGAAAAACTTGTCGAGAAAGCTAATAATGAAAATATCAATTTGATTTTGTTCGGGCATACCCATATTCAGCATGTTACCTACGGACCGGGATATATACTTCTCAATCCGGGAAGCATTTCCGAGCCCAGGGGTAATGATAAAAAGTCGTATGCCGTTGTTACAATTGATAACGAGAAAATCGATGTGGAAATGAAAAACGCGGTTTAA
- a CDS encoding XTP/dITP diphosphatase codes for MEQLIIASGNSGKIKEIKEILADLPLNVVSMKELGIDIKFEEIGATFSENALIKAKTLSGVVDGIVMADDSGLEIDFLNGAPGIFTARFAGENTSQEEKNIKIINLLKGIEKKYRTARFVCAIAVVSKKINFTVEDSVEGLIAEEPLGTGGFGYDPIFFVPEYGKTFAELPEEIKNKISHRARALQKLKQKLSAVYEGRDFT; via the coding sequence ATGGAACAATTGATTATTGCATCGGGAAACAGCGGAAAGATAAAGGAAATAAAGGAGATTCTGGCCGATCTTCCGCTGAATGTTGTTTCAATGAAGGAGCTTGGTATTGATATTAAATTTGAAGAAATAGGTGCCACATTCAGTGAAAATGCGCTGATTAAAGCCAAAACTTTAAGCGGTGTTGTTGACGGCATCGTCATGGCGGATGACAGCGGACTTGAAATTGATTTTCTGAACGGCGCGCCTGGAATTTTTACAGCCCGTTTCGCCGGAGAAAATACTAGCCAGGAAGAAAAGAACATTAAAATAATAAACCTGCTTAAGGGCATTGAGAAAAAATACAGAACGGCAAGATTCGTATGTGCAATCGCCGTTGTTTCCAAAAAAATCAACTTTACCGTGGAAGATTCAGTTGAAGGGCTTATAGCCGAAGAGCCCCTCGGCACCGGTGGCTTTGGTTATGATCCGATTTTTTTTGTACCCGAATACGGCAAAACCTTCGCAGAACTTCCCGAGGAGATTAAAAATAAAATAAGCCACAGGGCCAGAGCACTTCAGAAACTGAAGCAGAAGTTGTCGGCCGTTTATGAAGGCAGGGATTTCACATAA
- the rph gene encoding ribonuclease PH, whose product MQRVDGRKHNELRKINITRNYIYHAEGSVLIEFGNTKVICTASVDDKVPPFRKGTGEGWVTAEYSMLPRATQVRNVRDINKLKLNGRAYEIQRLIGRSLRSVVDFKSLGERSIIIDCDVIQADGGTRTASITGGFIALMDACSYLLDKNIITEMPIKNFVAAVSVGIVHENKLLDLCYEEDANATVDMNVVMTDSGQLIELQATGELSPFSRDDLNQLLNMAEKGISELISIQKNILLKG is encoded by the coding sequence ATGCAACGTGTAGACGGTAGAAAACATAATGAGCTGAGAAAAATTAACATCACAAGAAATTATATTTATCATGCCGAAGGTTCGGTCTTAATTGAATTTGGCAATACAAAAGTAATCTGTACCGCATCTGTTGACGATAAGGTTCCTCCTTTCAGAAAAGGTACGGGTGAAGGCTGGGTAACGGCCGAATACAGTATGCTCCCCCGTGCAACACAGGTCAGGAATGTACGGGATATAAACAAACTTAAACTAAACGGAAGAGCGTACGAGATCCAGCGCCTAATAGGGCGTTCGCTGCGTTCGGTGGTTGATTTCAAATCCCTTGGCGAACGTTCAATAATTATAGACTGCGACGTTATTCAGGCCGACGGCGGTACCAGAACGGCATCAATCACAGGCGGTTTTATCGCGCTGATGGATGCGTGCAGCTACCTCCTTGATAAAAACATAATTACCGAGATGCCAATCAAAAATTTTGTAGCCGCTGTCAGTGTAGGAATTGTGCATGAAAACAAGCTGCTGGATTTGTGTTATGAAGAAGATGCAAACGCTACCGTGGATATGAACGTTGTAATGACCGATTCAGGCCAGCTGATTGAACTGCAGGCCACTGGGGAATTATCCCCTTTTTCGCGTGACGATTTAAATCAGTTATTGAACATGGCAGAAAAAGGAATATCCGAATTGATTTCGATACAGAAAAATATTTTATTGAAGGGGTAA